In Drosophila nasuta strain 15112-1781.00 chromosome 2R, ASM2355853v1, whole genome shotgun sequence, a single genomic region encodes these proteins:
- the LOC132787040 gene encoding neuropeptide F receptor isoform X1 yields the protein MSRQFISQQKSNMNWTTPSVATSDEIFKEIASKTNFDLIGERRHLVNYPKLFPNNNIHHNNYHNINDTDHDSSKINTMLLLNSTGNESNAMPPNMDPLLMEQYLHNRAIESPWYHLLIAMYSVLIVFGAIGNIMVVIAVVRKPIMRTARNLFILNLAISDLLLCLVTMPLTLMEILSKFWPYGSCAILCKTIAMLQALSIFVSTISITAIAFDRYQVIVYPTRDCLQFVGAVTILAGIWILALVLASPLLIYKELINRDIPPVLHKFGVPHTISYCIEDWPLNEGRFYYSIFSLCVQYLVPILIVSVAYFGIYNKLKSRITVVAVQSSSQRKVERGRRMKRTNRLLISIAVIFGVSWLPLNFFNLYADMQHPSAVTQRMLVAYAICHMIGMSSACSNPLLYGWLNDNFRKEFQELLCRCTESTNVALPGHTTGSNVQAATSRRRRKNEANMLKGELQLLGNRGCVDVDGGVSIAATEFNTRQTVNGTRSAVTESVVLTENPMPTEMTTLVPRPNATRTWL from the exons ATGAGCAGACAGTTTATTTCTCAACAGAAATCCAACATGAATTGGACAACGCCGAGTGTGGCCACATCGGATGAAATATTTAAGGAAATTGCgagtaaaacaaattttgatttaattggtGAGCGCAGGCATCTGGTAAACTATCCCAAACTGTTCCCCAATAACAACATACACCACAATAACTATCACAACATCAACGACACCGACCACGACAGCAGCAAGATCAATACGATGCTGCTACTCAACAGCACCGGCAACGAGAGTAACGCGATGCCACCGAATATGGATCCATTGCTCATGGAGCAGTATTTACACAATCGTGCCATTGAGAGTCCATGGTATCACTTACTAATCGCAATGTACAGCGTACTGATTGTATTTGGTGCCATTGGAAACATCATGGTGGTCATTGCCGTAGTGCGCAAGCCAATAATGCGCACTGCCCGCAATCTCTTCATCCTCAATCTGGCCATATCGG ACTTGCTGCTGTGCCTAGTTACCATGCCGTTAACTCTAATGGAAATTCTTTCAAAGTTTTGGCCTTACGGTTCATGTGCCATTCTGTGCAAAACGATTGCCATGCTGCAGGCATTGAGCATTTTTGTGTCCACAATATCCATAACAGCCATCGCTTTCGACAGATATCAG GTAATCGTTTATCCCACGAGAGATTGCCTGCAGTTTGTTGGGGCTGTCACAATATTGGCTGGCATTTGGATACTTGCCCTGGTCTTGGCCTCGCCACTATTGATCTACAAAGAGCTGATCAACAGAGATATTCCGCCGGTGCTGCACAAGTTCGGTGTACCACATACGATATCATACTGCATCGAAGACTGGCCCCTGAATGAAGGTCGATTCTATTACTCGATCTTCTCGCTATGCGTACAGTATTTGGTGCCCATTCTGATTGTATCGGTAGCCTATTTTGGTATCTACAACAAGCTGAAGAGTCGCATCACAGTTGTCGCCGTGCAGAGTTCGTCGCAGCGCAAAGTGGAGCGTGGCAGGCGAATGAAACGCACAAATCGTTTGCTGATTAGCATTGCCGTCATATTTGGTGTGTCGTGGTTGCCACtgaattttttcaatttgtacgCGGACATGCAACATCCGTCGGCTGTAACGCAGAGAATGCTTGTGGCATATGCCATATGCCACATGATTGGCATGAGCTCCGCGTGCTCCAATCCGCTGCTCTATGGATGGCTCAATGATAACTTCCGTAAAGAATTTCAAGAACTATTGTGTCGTTGCACTGAATCCACTAATGTTGCTCTCCCTGGTCATACGACAGGCAGCAACGTGCAGGCAGCGACATCGCGTCGTCGGCGCAAGAATGAAGCCAACATGCTCAAAGGTGAGCTGCAGCTCTTGGGCAACCGAGGCTGTGTCGATGTTGATGGCGGTGTCAGCATCGCGGCAACCGAATTTAACACAAGACAAACTGTAAACGGAACACGCAGCGCCGTCACGGAGTCTGTGGTACTCACCGAGAATCCCATGCCCACAGAAATGACCACCCTGGTGCCGCG GCCCAATGCCACTCGAACATGGCTCTAA
- the LOC132787040 gene encoding neuropeptide F receptor isoform X2 — protein sequence MSRQFISQQKSNMNWTTPSVATSDEIFKEIASKTNFDLIGERRHLVNYPKLFPNNNIHHNNYHNINDTDHDSSKINTMLLLNSTGNESNAMPPNMDPLLMEQYLHNRAIESPWYHLLIAMYSVLIVFGAIGNIMVVIAVVRKPIMRTARNLFILNLAISDLLLCLVTMPLTLMEILSKFWPYGSCAILCKTIAMLQALSIFVSTISITAIAFDRYQVIVYPTRDCLQFVGAVTILAGIWILALVLASPLLIYKELINRDIPPVLHKFGVPHTISYCIEDWPLNEGRFYYSIFSLCVQYLVPILIVSVAYFGIYNKLKSRITVVAVQSSSQRKVERGRRMKRTNRLLISIAVIFGVSWLPLNFFNLYADMQHPSAVTQRMLVAYAICHMIGMSSACSNPLLYGWLNDNFRKEFQELLCRCTESTNVALPGHTTGSNVQAATSRRRRKNEANMLKGELQLLGNRGCVDVDGGVSIAATEFNTRQTVNGTRSAVTESVVLTENPMPTEMTTLVPRLQQY from the exons ATGAGCAGACAGTTTATTTCTCAACAGAAATCCAACATGAATTGGACAACGCCGAGTGTGGCCACATCGGATGAAATATTTAAGGAAATTGCgagtaaaacaaattttgatttaattggtGAGCGCAGGCATCTGGTAAACTATCCCAAACTGTTCCCCAATAACAACATACACCACAATAACTATCACAACATCAACGACACCGACCACGACAGCAGCAAGATCAATACGATGCTGCTACTCAACAGCACCGGCAACGAGAGTAACGCGATGCCACCGAATATGGATCCATTGCTCATGGAGCAGTATTTACACAATCGTGCCATTGAGAGTCCATGGTATCACTTACTAATCGCAATGTACAGCGTACTGATTGTATTTGGTGCCATTGGAAACATCATGGTGGTCATTGCCGTAGTGCGCAAGCCAATAATGCGCACTGCCCGCAATCTCTTCATCCTCAATCTGGCCATATCGG ACTTGCTGCTGTGCCTAGTTACCATGCCGTTAACTCTAATGGAAATTCTTTCAAAGTTTTGGCCTTACGGTTCATGTGCCATTCTGTGCAAAACGATTGCCATGCTGCAGGCATTGAGCATTTTTGTGTCCACAATATCCATAACAGCCATCGCTTTCGACAGATATCAG GTAATCGTTTATCCCACGAGAGATTGCCTGCAGTTTGTTGGGGCTGTCACAATATTGGCTGGCATTTGGATACTTGCCCTGGTCTTGGCCTCGCCACTATTGATCTACAAAGAGCTGATCAACAGAGATATTCCGCCGGTGCTGCACAAGTTCGGTGTACCACATACGATATCATACTGCATCGAAGACTGGCCCCTGAATGAAGGTCGATTCTATTACTCGATCTTCTCGCTATGCGTACAGTATTTGGTGCCCATTCTGATTGTATCGGTAGCCTATTTTGGTATCTACAACAAGCTGAAGAGTCGCATCACAGTTGTCGCCGTGCAGAGTTCGTCGCAGCGCAAAGTGGAGCGTGGCAGGCGAATGAAACGCACAAATCGTTTGCTGATTAGCATTGCCGTCATATTTGGTGTGTCGTGGTTGCCACtgaattttttcaatttgtacgCGGACATGCAACATCCGTCGGCTGTAACGCAGAGAATGCTTGTGGCATATGCCATATGCCACATGATTGGCATGAGCTCCGCGTGCTCCAATCCGCTGCTCTATGGATGGCTCAATGATAACTTCCGTAAAGAATTTCAAGAACTATTGTGTCGTTGCACTGAATCCACTAATGTTGCTCTCCCTGGTCATACGACAGGCAGCAACGTGCAGGCAGCGACATCGCGTCGTCGGCGCAAGAATGAAGCCAACATGCTCAAAGGTGAGCTGCAGCTCTTGGGCAACCGAGGCTGTGTCGATGTTGATGGCGGTGTCAGCATCGCGGCAACCGAATTTAACACAAGACAAACTGTAAACGGAACACGCAGCGCCGTCACGGAGTCTGTGGTACTCACCGAGAATCCCATGCCCACAGAAATGACCACCCTGGTGCCGCG TTTGCAACAATACTAA
- the LOC132787040 gene encoding neuropeptide F receptor isoform X3, translated as MNWTTPSVATSDEIFKEIASKTNFDLIGERRHLVNYPKLFPNNNIHHNNYHNINDTDHDSSKINTMLLLNSTGNESNAMPPNMDPLLMEQYLHNRAIESPWYHLLIAMYSVLIVFGAIGNIMVVIAVVRKPIMRTARNLFILNLAISDLLLCLVTMPLTLMEILSKFWPYGSCAILCKTIAMLQALSIFVSTISITAIAFDRYQVIVYPTRDCLQFVGAVTILAGIWILALVLASPLLIYKELINRDIPPVLHKFGVPHTISYCIEDWPLNEGRFYYSIFSLCVQYLVPILIVSVAYFGIYNKLKSRITVVAVQSSSQRKVERGRRMKRTNRLLISIAVIFGVSWLPLNFFNLYADMQHPSAVTQRMLVAYAICHMIGMSSACSNPLLYGWLNDNFRKEFQELLCRCTESTNVALPGHTTGSNVQAATSRRRRKNEANMLKGELQLLGNRGCVDVDGGVSIAATEFNTRQTVNGTRSAVTESVVLTENPMPTEMTTLVPRPNATRTWL; from the exons ATGAATTGGACAACGCCGAGTGTGGCCACATCGGATGAAATATTTAAGGAAATTGCgagtaaaacaaattttgatttaattggtGAGCGCAGGCATCTGGTAAACTATCCCAAACTGTTCCCCAATAACAACATACACCACAATAACTATCACAACATCAACGACACCGACCACGACAGCAGCAAGATCAATACGATGCTGCTACTCAACAGCACCGGCAACGAGAGTAACGCGATGCCACCGAATATGGATCCATTGCTCATGGAGCAGTATTTACACAATCGTGCCATTGAGAGTCCATGGTATCACTTACTAATCGCAATGTACAGCGTACTGATTGTATTTGGTGCCATTGGAAACATCATGGTGGTCATTGCCGTAGTGCGCAAGCCAATAATGCGCACTGCCCGCAATCTCTTCATCCTCAATCTGGCCATATCGG ACTTGCTGCTGTGCCTAGTTACCATGCCGTTAACTCTAATGGAAATTCTTTCAAAGTTTTGGCCTTACGGTTCATGTGCCATTCTGTGCAAAACGATTGCCATGCTGCAGGCATTGAGCATTTTTGTGTCCACAATATCCATAACAGCCATCGCTTTCGACAGATATCAG GTAATCGTTTATCCCACGAGAGATTGCCTGCAGTTTGTTGGGGCTGTCACAATATTGGCTGGCATTTGGATACTTGCCCTGGTCTTGGCCTCGCCACTATTGATCTACAAAGAGCTGATCAACAGAGATATTCCGCCGGTGCTGCACAAGTTCGGTGTACCACATACGATATCATACTGCATCGAAGACTGGCCCCTGAATGAAGGTCGATTCTATTACTCGATCTTCTCGCTATGCGTACAGTATTTGGTGCCCATTCTGATTGTATCGGTAGCCTATTTTGGTATCTACAACAAGCTGAAGAGTCGCATCACAGTTGTCGCCGTGCAGAGTTCGTCGCAGCGCAAAGTGGAGCGTGGCAGGCGAATGAAACGCACAAATCGTTTGCTGATTAGCATTGCCGTCATATTTGGTGTGTCGTGGTTGCCACtgaattttttcaatttgtacgCGGACATGCAACATCCGTCGGCTGTAACGCAGAGAATGCTTGTGGCATATGCCATATGCCACATGATTGGCATGAGCTCCGCGTGCTCCAATCCGCTGCTCTATGGATGGCTCAATGATAACTTCCGTAAAGAATTTCAAGAACTATTGTGTCGTTGCACTGAATCCACTAATGTTGCTCTCCCTGGTCATACGACAGGCAGCAACGTGCAGGCAGCGACATCGCGTCGTCGGCGCAAGAATGAAGCCAACATGCTCAAAGGTGAGCTGCAGCTCTTGGGCAACCGAGGCTGTGTCGATGTTGATGGCGGTGTCAGCATCGCGGCAACCGAATTTAACACAAGACAAACTGTAAACGGAACACGCAGCGCCGTCACGGAGTCTGTGGTACTCACCGAGAATCCCATGCCCACAGAAATGACCACCCTGGTGCCGCG GCCCAATGCCACTCGAACATGGCTCTAA
- the LOC132786967 gene encoding uncharacterized protein LOC132786967, with translation MKMLSKANKREGDGNGRRQPKLKTNTHRKRRCSPLLCSLLLLLCQMGHATTTTTAATNSTRIMATSDTSFSQPLTTMTGEARNDDNTFLPILPIDISPEFISRNVFTKSGQYRVFQPVESESDLRLAVAMKRKDYTQRAEHSEVSKTSTKPTKRAAAATITTTVATSTVKPVKRSAKIPVGQQQQEQSNNGTSIGLRNELQGLEDLLMEYVEQFFTQGKYEPMPGLVLALQKNHTKAETEKLQRVERSVLDDANVELNIPRAMQSARLLFFSGLKKLMWPLYMGLQVLKSLLFALFLPTIIGSVSRLIGKGITSGSSSSIPLFVRPMDPPQELDFRDNSANFDDDSKFSLADDSKTNVGYEYNAEASQQQPQFTPFNTNSVSQQTLSRYGGQQQMQDTYASAIQSLGAASFKNSQSLSGGSSSLGNAAPGMAKKPPSPANMNTFQSFQKVPNSSLLLSNYDPFYSPLLSRLDSVFAQLKLNSESESCREKLICLMYANPAKYAPYSNLVSAQLSRELNELRKPTSDNPDILRFFKYMRAAKDGQDGVDCEQSFVKCKEFKDFENPAMLSTYNDINKLVQARKLA, from the exons atgaaaatgttaagtaaagcaaacaaacgCGAAGGCGATGGGAATGGCAGGCGTCAGcccaaattaaaaacaaacacgcACAGAAAACGAAGATGCAGTCCGTTGTTATGCAGTCTATTGCTGTTACTTTGCCAGATGGGGCatgcaacgacaacgacaacggcagcaacaaactCAACAAGGATTATGGCAACTAGCGACACATCCTTCAGCCAACCACTGACAACGATGACAGGCGAAGCGCGTAACGATGACAACACATTTCTGCCCATATTGCCCATTGACATCAGCCCAGAATTCATCTCTCGCAATGTGTTCACCAAATCCGGTCAATACCGAGTCTTTCAGCCGGTCGAGAGTGAAAGCGATTTGCGCCTGGCCGTTGCAATGAAGCGCAAAGATTACACGCAAAGGGCAGAACACAGCGAGGTGAGCAAAACCAGtacaaagccaacaaaaagggcagcggcagccacaataacaacaaccgTTGCAACAAGCACTGTGAAACCGGTTAAGAGATCAGCCAAAATACCTgtaggccaacaacaacaagagcagagCAATAACGGCACATCCATTGGGCTGCGCAATGAGCTGCAAGGCTTGGAGGACTTGCTTATGGAGTATGTGGAACAGTTTTTTACACAGGGTAAATATGAGCCAATGCCTGGCTTGGTGCTGGCACTGCAAAAAAATCATACGAAAGCCGAAACTGAGAAGTTACAACGAGTAGAACGAAGTGTGCTGGACGATGCCAACGTTGAGCTAAACATACCTCGAGCAATGCAAAGTGCgaggcttttgtttttctctg GCCTAAAGAAGCTTATGTGGCCTCTTTACATGGGATTGCAGGTGCTGAAGAGTCTGCTGTTTGCCTTGTTTTTGCCAACAATCATAGGGAGCGTGAGTCGACTGATTGGCAAGG GCATCACCTCGGGCTCGTCCAGTTCCATTCCGCTTTTTGTTCGACCCATGGATCCGCCACAGGAATTGGATTTCAGGGACAACAGCGCCAACTTTGATGATGACAGCAAATTCAGTTTAGCCGACGACAGCAAAACGAATGTGGGCTACGAATACAATGCGG AGGCCtcccagcagcagccacaattCACGCCCTTCAACACCAACTCGGTGAGCCAGCAAACACTGTCGCGATACGGCGGACAACAGCAAATGCAGGATACCTATGCCAGTGCAATACAGAGTTTGGGCGCGGCCTCGTTTAAGAATTCGCAAAGCTTGTCAGGCGGTTCTTCTAGCCTTGGCAACGCTGCACCTGGCATGGCCAAGAAGCCACCTTCGCCGGCGAACATGAACACATTCCAGAGCTTCCAAAAGGTGCCGAAttcatcgctgctgctgtccaaCTACGATCCCTTCTACAGTCCGCTGTTGTCGCGACTGGATTCGGTATTTGCACAGCTCAAGCTCAACTCGGAGAGCGAAAGCTGTCGTGAGAAGCTCATTTGCCTGATGTATGCGAATCCCGCAAAGTATGCACCGTACAGTAATCTTGTCTCTGCGCAGCTAAGTCG AGAACTGAACGAGTTGCGTAAGCCGACCTCGGATAATCCGGATATCTTGCGCTTCTTCAAGTATATGCGAGCTGCGAAGGATGGCCAGGATGGCGTCGACTGCGAGCAGTCGTTTGTGAAATGCAAGGAATTTAAAGATTTCGAGAACCCAGCAATGCTCTCCACCTACAACGACATCAACAAATTGGTTCAAGCTCGCAAATTGGCGTag
- the LOC132785644 gene encoding uncharacterized protein LOC132785644, with translation MRAFALLTVIAIACCGTGLVAGDGLRLPDQQSSNNIQQIYAPQPQQQQQTLQFQQSPQQQQGQPGLGEERGRSSILSIFGLGNDNDPYLARTNSNCLGGDLSECFKTQALNTFDEIFYKDQYRLSDFARVVRLPETQQRSLLQEPFEYSEEPRSEDDDWNLLVKYALRRAERFIKSTALEVEWPEELTEAGRYEARFIGNDIDDELDVIENKRAGHFSRKKLKKMIIPLLLVLKIFKLKLLLFLPFILGIAGLKKILGLAAIILPGLFAYFKLCRPPGGVGGAFGGGLSGLFGNKNTFPEYTPQGVGAATYYHHHEHYEGGHGGPGPYYNQGPSFAKPYSDYYSKSNVGQPQPQVGGNSISFGDAQEAAYNGYYGRNTGKDIAAAPATEQKS, from the exons ATGAGAGCGTTTGCCTTGTTAACCGTTATCGCTATTGCCTGTTGCGGCACCGGCCTCGTTGCCGGCGACGGTCTACGTCTACCGGACCAGCAGTCGTCCAACAACATACAGCAGATCTATGCACCgcaaccgcagcaacaacagcagacgTTGCAGTTCCAGCAatcgccacagcagcaacaaggtCAACCGGGATTGGGAGAGGAGCGAGGACGGTCATCCATATTGAGCATCTTTGGGCTGGGCAACGACAATGATCCCTACTTGGCGCGCACCAACAGTAACTGCTTGGGCGGAGATCTCTCCGAATGTTTTAAGACACAGGCCCTCAATACGTTCGATGAGATTTTCTATAAGGATCAGTATCG TCTATCGGACTTTGCTCGTGTTGTGCGTCTGCCCGAGACTCAACAGCGTTCGCTGCTGCAGGAGCCCTTCGAGTACTCCGAGGAGCCGCGTTCTGAGGACGATGACTGGAATTTGCTGGTGAAATACGCCCTACGTCGTGCCGAGCG CTTTATCAAGTCCACTGCCTTGGAGGTGGAATGGCCAGAGGAGCTGACTGAGGCCGGTCGCTATGAGGCACGCTTCATTGGCAATGACATTGATGATGAACTGGATGTCATTGAGAACAAGCGTGCCGGACACTTCT CTCGCAAGAAGCTAAAGAAGATGATTATTCCTCTGCTTCTGGTGCTGAAGATCTTCAAGCTGAAGCTTCTGCTCTTCCTGCCCTTCATTCTGGGCATTGCTGGTCTAAAGAAGATTCTCGGTCTGGCTGCCATCATTCTGCCCGGTCTCTTTGCCTACTTCAAGCTCTGCCGCCCGCCAGGTGGTGTGGGCGGTGCCTTTGGTGGAGGACTGTCTGGCCTCTTTGGCAACAAGAACACATTCCCAGAATACACGCCCCAGGGCGTAGGCGCTGCCACCTACTATCATCATCACGAGCACTATGAGGGCGGACATGGCGGTCCCGGACCCTATTACAACCAGGGCCCATCGTTTGCCAAGCCGTACAGCGACTACTACAGCAAGAGCAATGTGGGCCAGCCTCAGCCGCAAGTGGGTGGCAACTCGATTAGCTTTGGCGATGCCCAGGAAGCAGCATACAACGGTTACTATGGCCGCAATACAGGCAAGGACATTGCTGCCGCGCCTGCGACGGAGCAGAAGAGTTAA
- the LOC132786573 gene encoding uncharacterized protein LOC132786573: protein MQTFTIYTLLGMTIVMTAAHATPTLGGSDNSINSDYGHRNDEQIMIKLNERCIQNDNHSCTMLKTIVFMDRLLKKSNIDLSENFRVSRNRDIPDVPDDPEDELLLARAMDSDEESYGLLIANKLWRFVRSRSLRYKFSDNADFVMSSEPKGSVNIGFSVRPIEALEEGRGKMKNMGPLMMMMAAKTGMVGALLLKGLFLLAGKALIVSKIALLLAVIISLKKLLSQKKTIVEVPSHHDSYSAGWSRALDGFVEGLAEVPAHILSQDAQDMAYNAQQPTKVVQ from the exons atgcaaacatttaCTATTTATACGCTACTGGGGATGACCATCGTCATGACGGCGGCACATGCCACACCCACTCTGGGTGGCAGCGACAACTCG ATAAACAGCGATTATGGCCATCGAAATGATGAGCAGATAATGATCAAGTTGAACGAGAGGTGCATTCAAAATGACAATCATTCGTGCACGATGCTCAAAACCATTGTCTTTATGGATCGTCTGTTAAAGAAATCCAACATTGATCTTAGCGAAAATTTCAGAGTCTCACGCAATAG AGATATTCCCGATGTGCCAGACGATCCTGAAGATGAACTTTTGCTGGCACGTGCCATGGATTCGGATGAGGAATCTTACGGATTACTTATAGCCAATAAATTGTGGCGATTCGTACGCTCTCGCTCGCTGCGCTATAAATTCTCGGATAATGCCGATTTCGTCATGAGCAGTGAGCCGAAAGGCAGCGTCAACATTGGATTCTCTGTGCGTCCAATTGAGGCCCTGGAAGAGGGACGCGGCAAGATGAAGAACATGGGCccactgatgatgatgatggctgCAAAAACGGGAATGGTGGGAGCTCTTTTGTTGAAAGGACTCTTCTTGCTGGCCGGTAAGGCTCTGATTGTGTCGAAGATTGCACTACTACTGGCCGTCATCATCTCGCTAAAGAAACTGCTGTCGCAGAAGAAGACAATTGTGGAAGTGCCATCGCATCATGATAGCTATAGCGCCGGCTGGTCACGTGCTTTGGATGGATTCGTCGAAGGCTTGGCCGAAGTGCCTGCCCACATATTATCACAGGACGCGCAGGACATGGCTTACAACGCTCAGCAGCCAACCAAGGTGGTGCAATAA
- the LOC132786571 gene encoding uncharacterized protein LOC132786571, with amino-acid sequence MLQYIAISCALLALLCQQPTSAAIHRRSGAKAANALATEPEVESAEVETPNTEDTNPAASLENTDLLDKLSWKCANNASCLAGVANGIAASYRRGETIKLGLFDLVKLPALDEAHKHKWGTGRGLSSFMDFVSGNAIRVPVGPMVFSVQRAEDDSDYIEVALLKKASSGTGRLQGNGGGGGGLLGGGGGGGGGLLGGGGDNGGGGLLGGRRRHQKEDKKQFQMYIPMYLAATTFGWTMVAAKAVGLLTLKALILSKIAFVVAAIVLIKKLMDNASEKMMYQFPEHSPYMMPYGMDYPMHAAELSPEMYPGALHQLAVAGGGQVPHSGHPGVESITAESHLHSQVSGDGNNNTNVMAALGGIGGLSHKIKREDSWIAKTTPARRPFIYNYVQPQMPFYRS; translated from the exons atgctACAATACATCGCTATCAGCTGTGCGTTACTGGCACTTTTATGCCAACAGCCAACATCTGCTGCAATTCACAGACGCAGTGGAGCCAAAGCAGCCAATGCACTTGCCACCGAGCCCGAAGTCGAAAGCGCTGAGGTTGAAACGCCCAACACAGAGGATACGAATCCAGCGGCGAGTCTGGAGAACACCGACCTGCTGGATAAACTCAGTTGGAAGTGCGCTAACAACGCCAGTTGCTTGGCCGGCGTTGCTAATGGTATTGCGGCATCCTACCGACGAGGCGAGACCATCAAGTTGGGGCTCTTCGATTTAGTCAAGCTGCCGGCACTGGACGAGGCGCACAAGCATAAATGGGGCACCGGCCGCGGACTCTCCAGCTTTATGGACTTTGTCAGTGGCAACGCCATCCGAGTGCCCGTTGGCCCAATGGTGTTTAGCGTGCAGCGTGCTGAAGATGATAGCGATTACATTGAAGTGGCGCTGCTGAAGAAGGCATCGAGTGGCACAG gACGCCTTCAGGGtaacggcggcggcggtggcggacTCCTtggaggcggtggcggcggcggcggaggTCTGCTGGGCGGAGGCGGTGATAATGGCGGTGGAGGATTATTGGGCGGGCGTCGACGTCACCAGAAAGAGGATAAGAAGCAGTTCCAAATGTACATACCCATGTATTTGGCAGCCACAACCTTTGGCTGGACAATGGTGGCTGCCAAGGCTGTTGGCTTGTTGACGCTAAAAGCTCTCATTCTATCGAAAATAGCCTTTGTAGTAGCTGCCATAGTGCTAATCAAGAAACTAATGGACAACGCTAGTGAAAa aATGATGTACCAATTTCCGGAGCACTCTCCCTATATGATGCCCTATGGCATGGACTATCCCATGCATGCAGCCGAACTATCGCCGGAAATGTATCCGGGCGCATTGCATCAACTCGCCGTGGCGGGCGGTGGTCAGGTGCCGCATTCGGGCCATCCGGGCGTGGAGAGCATAACCGCTGAGAGCCATTTGCACTCGCAGGTATCGGGagatggcaacaacaacaccaacgtAATGGCCGCTCTTGGGGGCATTGGCGGGTTGAGTCACAAAATTAAACGTGAGGATTCGTGGATAGCAAAGA CCACCCCGGCTCGACGACCTTTCATCTATAATTATGTGCAACCGCAGATGCCCTTCTACCGCTCctaa
- the LOC132786471 gene encoding LOW QUALITY PROTEIN: uncharacterized protein LOC132786471 (The sequence of the model RefSeq protein was modified relative to this genomic sequence to represent the inferred CDS: deleted 1 base in 1 codon) translates to MCRLLYLLGLLCCAFYSTNGQWLENCDQEPTTLLCRGERAMKNVLRNLSKSEKPLVIMRGLEIVPLNNESTANGNESESQTDASLLDNLASYLRTHEVNLKLSDLLVEEHKAGEITEARKKDKGQGLILAMALMFGKMMAVLGLGGIGALAMKALGVAMVALMLAGMVGLKSAAQQGHESSHSISYVTGEGHHHKRRRRAAGRIQIVSEEPSPYRGWTY, encoded by the exons ATGTGCCGCCTGCTGTACTTACTCGGCCTGCTGTGCTGTGCATTCTATTCAACGAATGGTCAATGGTTGGAAAATTGTGACCAGGAGCCAACAACATTGCTGTGTCGAGGCGAGAGAGCAATGAAAAATGTGCTGAGAAATCTcagtaaaagtgaa aaacCATTGGTGATAATGCGAGGACTAGAAATTGTGCCGCTGAATAATGAATCAACTGCCAATGGAAACGAATCGGAGTCCCAGACCGATGCGTCATTACTCGACAATTTGGCTTCGTATTTGCGCACACATGAGGTCAATTTAAAGTTGTCAGATTTGCTGGTGGAGGAGCATAAAGCAGGAGAAATAACAG AGGCACGCAAGAAGGACAAAGGCCAGGGACTCATTCTAGCCATGGCATTGATGTTTGGCAAAATGATGGCAGTCCTCGGACTTGGAGGCATCGGAGCACTCGCCATGAAGGCACTGGGCGTGGCAATGGTGGCTCTGATGTTGGCAGGCATGGTGGGTCTAAAAAGTGCTGCGCAGCAGGGACACGAGTCGAGTCACAGCATTTCATATGTCACCGGCGAGGGACATCATCACAAGCGACGTCGTCGAGCAGCGGGACGCATTCAAATTGTCTCCGAGGAGCCTTCACCATATCGAGGCTGGACGTACTAA